In the Variovorax sp. S12S4 genome, one interval contains:
- a CDS encoding CopD family protein translates to MLWVKSLHIVFIASWFAGLFYLPRIFVNLAMVPPESVAERERLLLMARKLLRFTTFLAVPALGFGLWLWLGYGIGRGPGNGWMHAKLALVLVAIGYHHGCAVLLRRFIAGGNRRNDRWYRWFNELPVLLLLGIVVLVVVKPF, encoded by the coding sequence ATGCTCTGGGTCAAATCTCTTCACATCGTCTTTATTGCCAGCTGGTTCGCGGGGCTGTTCTACCTCCCGCGGATCTTCGTCAACCTGGCGATGGTGCCGCCAGAGTCCGTCGCAGAGCGTGAGCGCCTGCTGCTGATGGCGCGCAAGCTGTTGCGCTTCACCACTTTCCTGGCCGTGCCGGCGCTGGGCTTCGGTTTGTGGCTTTGGCTGGGCTATGGCATCGGGCGAGGCCCCGGCAATGGCTGGATGCATGCCAAGCTGGCGCTGGTGCTGGTAGCCATCGGCTATCACCATGGCTGCGCGGTGCTGCTGCGGCGTTTCATCGCGGGCGGCAACCGGCGCAATGACCGCTGGTATCGCTGGTTCAATGAACTGCCCGTCCTGCTGCTGCTCGGCATCGTGGTGCTGGTGGTCGTCAAGCCGTTCTGA
- the rpsL gene encoding 30S ribosomal protein S12: MPTINQLVRQGRTVEKINSKSPAMQNSPQRRGVCTRVYTTTPKKPNSALRKVAKVRLTNGFEVISYIGGEGHNLQEHSVVLVRGGRVKDLPGVRYHIVRGSLDLQGVKDRKQSRSKYGAKRPKKA, from the coding sequence ATGCCAACCATCAATCAACTGGTGCGTCAGGGTCGAACGGTCGAAAAGATCAATTCGAAGAGCCCTGCCATGCAGAACTCGCCGCAACGCCGCGGTGTCTGCACCCGCGTCTACACCACGACGCCAAAGAAGCCCAACTCGGCGCTTCGTAAAGTTGCCAAGGTCCGTCTGACCAATGGCTTCGAAGTCATTTCCTACATCGGCGGCGAAGGCCACAACCTGCAGGAACACAGCGTCGTGCTGGTTCGCGGCGGTCGTGTCAAGGACTTGCCCGGTGTTCGCTACCACATCGTGCGCGGTTCGCTCGACTTGCAAGGCGTGAAAGACCGCAAGCAGTCGCGCTCCAAGTACGGCGCGAAGCGTCCCAAGAAGGCTTAA
- the fusA gene encoding elongation factor G, whose product MSRKTPIERYRNIGISAHIDAGKTTTTERILFYTGVNHKIGEVHDGAATMDWMEQEQERGITITSAATTCFWKGMAGKFDEHRINIIDTPGHVDFTIEVERSMRVLDGAVMVYDAVGGVQPQSETVWRQANKYKVPRLAFVNKMDRTGADFLRVRQMMVDRLKANPVVIQIPIGAEEHFQGIVDLVKMKAIIWDEDKGVTFTYGEIPANLIDVCNEYREKLVEAAAEASEELMNKYLEGNELTEEEIKKALRQRTIAGEIQPMLCGSAFKNKGVQAMLDAVVEYMPSPLDIPPVAGLDEDEAPVTRKADDNEKFSALAFKLMTDPFVGQLTFVRVYSGVLTKGDSVYNPVRGKKERIGRIVQMHANNREEVNEIRAGDIAACVGLKEVTTGETLCDPAAIVTLERMVFPESVISQAVEPKTKADQEKMGIALQRLAQEDPSFRVKTDEESGQTIIAGMGELHLEIIVDRMKREFGVEANVGKPQVAYRETIRKTVEEAEGKFVRQSGGKGQYGHVVLKLEPQEAGKGFEFVDAIKGGVVPREYIPAVEKGVVEALTQGVLAGYPVVDVKVTLHFGSYHDVDSNEMAFKMAAIFGFKEGARKANPVILEPMMAVEVETPEDYAGNVMGDLSSRRGMVQGMDDMVGGGKAIKAEVPLSEMFGYSTTLRSMSQGRATYTMEFKHYAEAPRNVAEAIVAARAK is encoded by the coding sequence ATGTCCCGCAAGACCCCCATCGAGCGCTACCGCAACATCGGCATCTCCGCGCACATCGACGCCGGCAAGACCACGACGACCGAGCGCATCCTGTTCTACACCGGTGTGAACCACAAGATCGGTGAAGTGCACGATGGCGCCGCCACGATGGACTGGATGGAGCAAGAGCAAGAGCGTGGCATCACGATCACCTCGGCTGCCACCACCTGCTTCTGGAAGGGCATGGCCGGCAAGTTCGACGAACACCGCATCAACATCATCGATACCCCCGGCCACGTGGACTTCACCATTGAAGTCGAGCGCTCGATGCGCGTGCTGGACGGTGCCGTGATGGTGTATGACGCCGTTGGCGGCGTGCAGCCCCAGTCGGAAACCGTCTGGCGCCAAGCCAACAAGTACAAGGTTCCGCGCCTCGCGTTCGTCAACAAGATGGACCGCACCGGTGCCGACTTCCTGCGCGTGCGCCAGATGATGGTCGACCGCCTGAAGGCCAACCCCGTCGTGATCCAGATCCCGATCGGTGCCGAAGAGCACTTCCAGGGCATCGTCGACCTCGTGAAGATGAAGGCCATCATCTGGGACGAAGACAAGGGCGTGACCTTCACCTACGGTGAAATCCCCGCGAACCTGATCGACGTCTGCAACGAATACCGCGAAAAGCTCGTCGAAGCCGCTGCTGAAGCCAGCGAAGAGCTGATGAACAAGTACCTCGAAGGCAACGAGCTGACCGAGGAAGAAATCAAGAAGGCCCTGCGCCAGCGCACCATCGCCGGCGAAATCCAGCCGATGCTGTGCGGCTCTGCCTTCAAGAACAAGGGCGTGCAGGCCATGCTCGACGCCGTCGTCGAATACATGCCGTCGCCGCTGGACATCCCGCCGGTTGCAGGCCTGGACGAAGACGAAGCGCCCGTGACCCGCAAGGCTGACGACAACGAGAAGTTCTCGGCGCTCGCATTCAAGCTGATGACCGACCCGTTCGTGGGCCAGTTGACCTTCGTGCGCGTCTATTCGGGCGTGCTGACCAAGGGCGACAGCGTCTACAACCCGGTGCGCGGCAAGAAAGAGCGTATTGGCCGTATCGTGCAGATGCACGCGAACAACCGCGAAGAAGTCAACGAAATCCGCGCCGGCGACATCGCCGCATGCGTGGGCCTGAAGGAAGTCACCACGGGCGAAACCCTGTGCGACCCGGCAGCCATCGTGACGCTCGAGCGCATGGTGTTCCCTGAGTCGGTGATCTCGCAGGCCGTCGAGCCCAAGACCAAGGCCGACCAGGAAAAGATGGGCATCGCGCTGCAGCGTCTCGCTCAGGAAGACCCGTCGTTCCGCGTCAAGACCGACGAAGAATCGGGCCAGACCATCATTGCCGGCATGGGCGAGCTCCACCTCGAAATCATCGTGGACCGCATGAAGCGCGAGTTCGGCGTGGAAGCCAACGTGGGCAAGCCGCAAGTGGCCTACCGCGAAACCATCCGCAAGACCGTCGAAGAAGCCGAAGGCAAGTTCGTTCGCCAGTCGGGCGGCAAGGGCCAGTACGGCCACGTCGTGCTCAAGCTCGAGCCGCAGGAAGCCGGCAAGGGCTTCGAATTCGTCGACGCCATCAAGGGCGGTGTGGTTCCTCGCGAATACATTCCCGCGGTGGAAAAGGGCGTTGTGGAAGCGCTGACGCAAGGCGTGCTGGCGGGCTACCCCGTCGTGGACGTCAAGGTCACGCTGCACTTCGGTTCGTACCACGACGTGGACTCGAACGAAATGGCGTTCAAGATGGCCGCGATCTTCGGTTTCAAGGAAGGCGCCCGCAAGGCCAACCCGGTCATCCTCGAGCCGATGATGGCCGTGGAAGTCGAAACGCCCGAAGACTACGCCGGCAACGTGATGGGCGACCTGTCCTCACGCCGCGGCATGGTGCAGGGCATGGACGACATGGTTGGTGGCGGCAAGGCCATCAAGGCCGAAGTGCCGCTGTCGGAAATGTTCGGCTACTCGACCACGCTGCGCTCGATGTCGCAAGGCCGCGCCACGTACACGATGGAGTTCAAGCACTACGCTGAAGCTCCGCGCAACGTTGCCGAAGCCA
- a CDS encoding VanZ family protein — MEKQHKSAALPLALAYAALIVYASLYPFADWRDQGIAPWAYLSASWPKYWTGFDFAVNVAGYVPFGFLCALAVLRTRQDASGWRAMLRATAAGAALAFAMETLQSYLPARIPSNVDLGLNTSGALLGAMLAAGLERLGAVAHWSRTRSQWFVDDARGALVLLALWPFALLFPAAVTFGLGQVFERLEVAISEWLLDTPFIDWMPLRQFELEPLVPAAELLCVMLGALVPCLLAFLVTRTVARRAVLLPLTLLAGIGASALSAALSYGPEHAWAWLGLPVQVGIATALVAGVLLLGAPRRLCAALLLVGLVIQLSLLNQAPESAYFAQTLATWEQGRFIRFHGLAQWLGWLWPFAVLAYVVAALSRRSKAAT; from the coding sequence GTGGAGAAGCAGCACAAGTCCGCCGCGCTGCCTCTTGCGCTCGCCTATGCGGCGCTGATCGTCTATGCCAGCCTGTATCCGTTTGCCGACTGGCGCGACCAGGGCATCGCGCCCTGGGCGTACCTTTCGGCGTCGTGGCCCAAGTACTGGACGGGTTTCGATTTCGCGGTCAATGTCGCCGGCTACGTCCCGTTCGGCTTCCTGTGTGCGCTGGCCGTGCTGCGTACGCGGCAGGACGCCAGCGGCTGGCGCGCCATGCTGCGCGCCACCGCGGCCGGCGCGGCGCTGGCCTTTGCCATGGAGACGCTGCAAAGCTATCTTCCGGCGCGCATTCCTTCCAATGTGGATCTGGGCCTGAACACCTCCGGCGCTCTTCTGGGCGCCATGCTGGCCGCGGGGCTCGAGCGCCTGGGTGCTGTGGCGCACTGGAGCCGTACGCGCTCGCAGTGGTTCGTCGACGATGCGCGCGGCGCACTGGTACTGCTGGCACTGTGGCCGTTTGCGCTGCTGTTTCCGGCGGCGGTGACGTTCGGGTTGGGGCAGGTGTTCGAGCGGCTGGAGGTCGCAATCTCCGAGTGGCTGCTCGACACGCCTTTCATCGACTGGATGCCGCTGCGCCAATTCGAACTCGAGCCGCTGGTGCCAGCGGCCGAACTGCTGTGCGTGATGCTCGGCGCACTGGTGCCATGCCTGCTGGCTTTCCTGGTAACGCGTACCGTCGCACGGCGCGCCGTGCTGCTGCCGCTCACGCTGCTGGCGGGCATTGGCGCTTCGGCGCTTTCGGCGGCGCTGAGCTATGGGCCCGAGCACGCCTGGGCCTGGCTGGGCCTGCCAGTGCAGGTGGGCATTGCAACGGCTCTTGTTGCAGGCGTGCTGTTGCTGGGCGCGCCGCGCCGGCTGTGCGCGGCCTTGCTGCTGGTGGGGCTCGTCATTCAGTTGAGCTTGCTGAACCAGGCGCCCGAGAGCGCGTATTTCGCGCAGACGCTGGCCACCTGGGAGCAGGGGCGCTTCATCCGCTTTCACGGCCTGGCGCAGTGGCTGGGTTGGCTCTGGCCTTTTGCGGTGCTTGCCTATGTGGTGGCCGCGCTGTCGCGGCGAAGCAAGGCGGCAACCTGA
- a CDS encoding (2Fe-2S) ferredoxin domain-containing protein → MPSPTSAAPRGYYGRHIFFCLNERKNGEDSCALHNAQQGFDRCKAKVKEAGLAGPGKVRVNKAGCLDRCAGGPVAVVYPEAVWYTFVDADDIDEIVESHLKNGEVVERLLLPPDVGR, encoded by the coding sequence ATGCCCAGTCCCACATCCGCCGCGCCGCGCGGCTACTACGGCCGCCACATCTTCTTTTGCCTGAATGAGCGCAAGAACGGGGAAGACAGCTGCGCCCTGCACAACGCCCAGCAGGGCTTCGACCGCTGCAAGGCCAAGGTCAAGGAAGCGGGGCTGGCCGGGCCGGGCAAGGTGCGGGTCAACAAGGCGGGTTGCCTTGACCGTTGCGCCGGCGGGCCGGTGGCGGTGGTGTACCCGGAAGCGGTCTGGTACACCTTTGTCGATGCCGATGACATCGACGAAATCGTCGAGTCGCATCTGAAGAATGGCGAAGTCGTCGAGCGGCTCTTGCTGCCTCCCGATGTGGGCCGCTGA
- the hemB gene encoding porphobilinogen synthase: protein MYPAGRPRRLRRDTFTRNLVREHALTAHDLIYPVFVQEGEKKRDAVSSMPGVERLSLDLLLPVAEQCVAAGIPVMALFPVIDAGLKTPGGDEAFNPDGLIPRVVAALKARFPELGVMTDVALDPYTSHGQDGLLDDTGYIINDATVEVLTKQALTQSQAGVDIVAPSDMMDGRIGAIRTALEARGDVHTRIMAYSAKYASAFYGPFRDAVGSAATLGKSNKKVYQMDPGNSDEALREVALDIAEGADMVMVKPGMPYLDIVRRVKDEFHVPTFAYQVSGEYAMLKAAAQNGWLDHDAVVLESLLAFKRAGADGVLTYFALDAARLLQKQ, encoded by the coding sequence ATGTACCCGGCCGGCCGGCCCCGCCGCTTGCGCCGCGATACTTTCACCCGCAACCTGGTCAGGGAGCACGCGCTGACGGCGCACGACCTCATCTATCCCGTGTTCGTGCAGGAAGGTGAAAAAAAGCGCGACGCCGTGTCTTCGATGCCGGGCGTGGAGCGCCTGAGCCTCGATCTGCTGTTGCCCGTGGCGGAGCAGTGCGTGGCAGCCGGCATTCCGGTGATGGCGCTTTTTCCGGTGATCGATGCGGGCCTCAAGACGCCCGGCGGCGACGAGGCGTTCAACCCCGACGGGCTCATTCCGCGTGTGGTCGCCGCTCTCAAGGCGCGCTTTCCGGAGCTTGGCGTGATGACCGACGTGGCGCTCGACCCCTACACCAGCCACGGGCAGGACGGCCTGCTCGACGACACCGGCTACATCATCAATGACGCCACTGTTGAAGTTTTGACGAAGCAGGCGCTCACACAGTCACAGGCGGGCGTCGACATCGTGGCGCCCAGCGACATGATGGACGGGCGCATCGGCGCCATCCGTACCGCCCTGGAGGCCCGCGGCGACGTTCACACCCGCATCATGGCCTACAGCGCCAAGTACGCCAGCGCCTTCTACGGCCCGTTTCGCGATGCCGTGGGCTCGGCCGCCACGCTCGGCAAGAGCAACAAGAAGGTCTACCAGATGGACCCGGGCAACAGCGACGAGGCGCTGCGCGAAGTGGCGCTCGACATTGCCGAAGGCGCCGACATGGTGATGGTCAAGCCCGGCATGCCGTACCTGGACATCGTGCGCCGCGTGAAAGACGAGTTTCATGTGCCCACCTTCGCCTACCAGGTGAGCGGCGAATACGCGATGCTCAAGGCCGCCGCACAGAACGGCTGGCTCGACCACGACGCGGTCGTGCTCGAAAGCCTGCTCGCCTTCAAGCGCGCGGGCGCCGATGGCGTGCTCACCTACTTTGCACTTGACGCCGCGCGCTTGCTACAAAAACAATAG
- a CDS encoding alpha/beta hydrolase — translation MNSQTEKIRLQGAAGVIEVQRDLPADAPRGIAVIAHPHPLFGGTMDNKVVQTLARAFVACGWTAVRFNFRGVGASEGAHDEGRGECEDMLDVVSQLAAEGPLAIAGFSFGAFVASCAAEKLWASRDVRQLVLVGTAASRFSVATLPAEAHERTLVVHGEADDTVPLAAVMDWARPQSLPVTVVPGGGHFFHGQLPLLKSLVVRHLRAGAA, via the coding sequence ATGAACTCCCAGACCGAAAAGATCCGTCTCCAAGGCGCCGCCGGCGTCATCGAGGTCCAGCGCGATCTGCCGGCCGACGCTCCGCGCGGCATTGCGGTCATCGCCCATCCCCATCCGCTGTTCGGCGGCACCATGGACAACAAGGTGGTGCAGACGCTGGCGCGTGCTTTCGTCGCCTGCGGCTGGACGGCGGTGCGCTTCAACTTCCGAGGCGTGGGCGCGAGCGAAGGCGCACACGACGAGGGGCGCGGCGAGTGCGAGGACATGCTCGATGTGGTGAGCCAGTTGGCCGCCGAGGGGCCGTTGGCGATTGCCGGGTTTTCGTTCGGCGCTTTCGTTGCAAGCTGCGCGGCCGAAAAGCTCTGGGCTTCGCGCGACGTGCGGCAACTCGTTCTGGTGGGAACGGCAGCTTCCCGGTTCTCGGTCGCGACGCTGCCGGCCGAGGCGCACGAGCGCACATTGGTGGTTCACGGCGAGGCCGATGACACGGTGCCGCTCGCGGCTGTCATGGACTGGGCACGGCCGCAGTCACTTCCTGTCACGGTTGTCCCCGGGGGCGGCCATTTCTTTCACGGACAATTGCCGCTGCTCAAAAGCTTGGTCGTCCGCCATCTGCGCGCGGGCGCCGCATGA
- the rpsG gene encoding 30S ribosomal protein S7 → MPRRREVPKREILPDPKYGNVELSKFMNVIMEGGKKAIAERIIYGALDFIEKKNPDKDPLEAFTVAINNVKPMVEVKSRRVGGANYQVPVEVRPVRRLALSMRWIKEAARKRGEKSMALRLANELMEATEGRGGAMKKRDEVHRMAEANRAFSHFRF, encoded by the coding sequence ATGCCACGTCGTCGCGAAGTCCCCAAACGTGAAATCCTGCCGGATCCCAAGTACGGCAATGTCGAGCTGTCGAAATTCATGAACGTGATCATGGAAGGCGGCAAGAAGGCGATCGCCGAGCGCATCATTTATGGCGCGCTCGACTTCATCGAAAAGAAGAACCCCGACAAGGACCCGCTCGAAGCTTTCACCGTTGCCATCAACAACGTGAAGCCGATGGTCGAAGTCAAGTCGCGCCGCGTGGGCGGTGCCAACTACCAGGTGCCGGTCGAAGTGCGTCCGGTGCGCCGTCTGGCGCTCTCGATGCGCTGGATCAAGGAAGCTGCTCGCAAGCGCGGCGAAAAGTCGATGGCCCTGCGTTTGGCCAACGAGCTGATGGAAGCCACGGAAGGCCGTGGCGGCGCCATGAAGAAGCGCGACGAAGTGCACCGCATGGCAGAAGCCAACCGCGCTTTCAGCCACTTCCGCTTCTAA
- a CDS encoding D-alanyl-D-alanine carboxypeptidase family protein encodes MNRFLDAFRALVLAAAASVCTIAAAQVPAPPEIAARSYLLLDVTANQILAQKDIDSPVEPASLTKLMSAYIVFDALRAKKITLNQTFPVSQRAWKMPGSRMFIDPKMQVPVEDLIKGLIVQSGNDATVALAEGVGGTVEHFVELMNAQAKALGMKNTTYKNPEGLTAPGHTTTARDLSILATRLVRDFPEEAKYYAIKKYRYPGTPSTNDTNRNLLLFRDPTVDGLKTGHTDAAGYCMIATAKRDFPNLTGGRRLLSIVLGTSGETVRANESQKLLNWGYTAYDAVRLFDAGQPAATPAVWKGKANTLKLGRPEAIVVAVPAGTASKIKTQVARPEPLVAPFTKFQPVGSLKVTLDDQPLADVPLVALEGVEQAGVFGRAWDAVRLWIK; translated from the coding sequence ATGAATCGTTTTCTTGACGCATTTCGCGCGCTGGTGCTCGCCGCCGCCGCATCGGTTTGCACGATTGCCGCCGCCCAGGTGCCGGCACCGCCCGAAATTGCCGCGCGCAGCTACTTGCTGCTCGACGTCACAGCCAACCAGATCCTGGCGCAGAAAGACATCGACAGCCCCGTCGAGCCCGCCTCACTCACCAAGCTGATGTCGGCGTACATCGTGTTCGACGCGCTGCGCGCCAAGAAGATCACGCTGAACCAGACTTTTCCGGTCAGCCAGCGTGCCTGGAAGATGCCCGGCTCGCGCATGTTCATCGATCCCAAGATGCAGGTGCCGGTCGAAGACCTGATCAAGGGGCTGATCGTGCAGTCGGGCAACGATGCCACCGTGGCGCTGGCCGAAGGCGTGGGCGGCACCGTGGAGCACTTCGTCGAGCTCATGAACGCGCAAGCCAAGGCGCTGGGCATGAAGAACACGACCTACAAGAACCCTGAAGGCCTGACCGCGCCCGGCCACACCACCACGGCCCGCGACCTGAGCATCCTGGCAACGCGCCTGGTGCGCGACTTCCCTGAAGAAGCCAAGTACTACGCCATCAAGAAGTACCGTTATCCGGGCACGCCCTCCACCAACGACACCAACCGCAACCTGTTGCTGTTTCGCGACCCGACGGTGGACGGCCTCAAGACCGGCCATACGGACGCGGCCGGCTACTGCATGATTGCCACCGCCAAGCGCGATTTCCCCAACCTGACCGGCGGCCGCCGCCTGCTGTCGATCGTGCTGGGCACCTCGGGCGAGACCGTGCGCGCCAACGAGTCGCAGAAACTGCTGAACTGGGGCTACACGGCGTACGACGCCGTTCGCCTGTTCGACGCCGGCCAGCCGGCCGCCACGCCGGCGGTCTGGAAGGGCAAGGCCAACACCCTCAAGCTCGGCCGCCCCGAAGCCATCGTGGTAGCGGTACCGGCCGGTACCGCCAGCAAGATCAAGACCCAGGTGGCGCGCCCCGAACCGCTGGTGGCGCCGTTCACCAAGTTCCAGCCCGTGGGGTCGCTCAAGGTGACCCTGGACGACCAGCCCCTGGCCGACGTTCCTCTGGTGGCGCTGGAAGGTGTCGAGCAGGCGGGCGTCTTCGGCCGCGCCTGGGACGCCGTGCGGCTCTGGATCAAGTGA